A window of the Tiliqua scincoides isolate rTilSci1 chromosome 5, rTilSci1.hap2, whole genome shotgun sequence genome harbors these coding sequences:
- the LOC136654318 gene encoding olfactory receptor 5AR1-like: MEPLHPMVQNGTAVTEFILLGLSSDPEVQLILFGLFLLCYLVAVGGNTLILLIIALDSRLHNPMYFFLGNLSVVDIGFTSSTVPKMLISYLSQDKRISLAGCFSQMYFFISFGGVLGVMAYDQYAAICHPLHYGVFMNPKACVWLAASAWILGLTNSGVHSGMMSLLSFCWDNVIRHFFCDVPPQFQLSCSDTQANQIATFVVGGGVIMGSFLVTLVLYVYIVSAIVRIRTKEGRLKAFSTCASHLTVVNIYFGTIIFTYIHPNSTYSQEQDRIFSVLYEILTPMLNPIIYSLRNKDVQGALRKAMGRA, encoded by the coding sequence ATGGAGCCCCTACATCCGATGGTGCAGAATGGCACAGCTGTTACTGAATTTATACTCCTGGGGCTCTCCAGTGACCCAGAGGTCCAACTCATTCTCTTtggtctctttctcctttgctactTGGTTGCCGTAGGTGGAAACACTCTCATTCTTCTCATCATCGCTTTGGACAGCAGACTGCacaaccccatgtatttctttctgGGTAATCTCTCTGTTGTGGACATTGGGTTCACATCTTCCACTGTTCCCAAGATGCTGATAAGTTATCTCTCTCAGGACAAgcgaatctcccttgctggttGCTTCTCCCAAATGTATTTCTTCATCTCCTTTGGTGGCGTGCTGGGTGTGATGGCATATGACCAGTATGCTGCCATTTGCCACCCACTGCACTATGGTGTATTCATGAACCCCAAAGCATGTGTGTGGCTGGCAGCATCTGCCTGGATTCTGGGCTTGACTAACTCTGGTGTGCACTCTGGCATGATGTCCCTTTTGTCATTCTGCTGGGACAATGTCATCCGACACTTCTTTTGTGACGTCCCACCCCAGTTTCAGCTCTCCTGTTCTGACACTCAGGCCAATCAAATTGCGACCTTTGTGGTGGGTGGAGGTGTGATCATGGGTTCATTTCTGGTTACTCTGGTGTTGTACGTCTATATAGTTTCGGCCATTGTCAGGATCCGCACCAAGGAAGGGCGTCTCAAGGCCTTTTCTACCTGTGCTTCTCACCTGACTGTGGTCAACATCTACTTTGGCACCATCATCTTCACATACATCCATCCCAACTCCACATACTCCCAGGAGCAGGATCGGATTTTCTCTGTGCTATACGAGATTCTCACACCAATGCTTAATCCGATCATCTATAGCTTGAGAAACAAGGATGTGCAAGGGGCACTCCGGAAAGCCATGGGGAGGGCTTAA